A genomic segment from Burkholderia plantarii encodes:
- a CDS encoding ABC transporter ATP-binding protein has translation MRDESTPLVEVRGLRVVGGRPGGAETTIVHDIDFEIGRGEVLALIGESGSGKTTVALSLMGHARAGCRIAGGSVRFAGTDLRTLSAPALAALRGRRIAYIAQSAAAAFNPSRTILDQVIESALIHRTASRREVQAKAVELFRALALPEPETIGRRYPHQVSGGQLQRLMAAMALITDPDLVILDEPTTALDVTTQIDVLQAFKRVLRHGGTSAVYVSHDLAVVAQMADRIVVLSDGAIREAGETGQILHAPAHPYTQSLIAAVTPNDGPRDAKPAPAAAAPLLDVRGAVAGYGSRDRHGRPAKMILHDVDLRIGRGQTVGVIGESGSGKTTLAKVIAGLVPGTGGQILLDGEPLALDIGKRTKEQHRRVQIVFQNADTALNPVHTVERTLARPLAFYHGIRGARARQRVAELLDLVRLPRAVAARRTSELSGGQKQRVNLARALAAEPDLILCDEVTSALDTVVGAAIMDLLRDLQAKLGVSYVFITHDIAKVRAISDDIVVLYAGRRVETGSRDALCAPPYHPYSHLLVSSAPELRAGWLDAASERCHRPLVPIGGRADDAGLCPFLARCAMRVDGVCNVTAPALRTLGNGARVLCHRSEADLMRFQAEPAQADAARGRPASR, from the coding sequence ATGCGCGATGAATCGACTCCGCTCGTCGAGGTGCGCGGGCTGCGCGTGGTCGGCGGCCGCCCCGGCGGCGCCGAAACCACGATCGTCCATGACATCGACTTCGAGATCGGGCGCGGCGAGGTGCTGGCGCTGATCGGCGAATCCGGCTCCGGCAAGACCACCGTCGCGCTCTCGCTGATGGGCCACGCGCGCGCCGGCTGCCGGATCGCCGGCGGCTCGGTGAGGTTCGCCGGCACGGACCTTCGCACGCTGTCGGCGCCCGCGCTTGCCGCGCTGCGCGGGCGCAGGATCGCGTACATCGCGCAGAGCGCGGCCGCCGCGTTCAATCCGTCGCGCACGATTCTCGATCAGGTGATCGAGAGCGCGCTGATCCACCGGACGGCGAGCCGGCGCGAGGTGCAGGCGAAGGCCGTCGAGCTGTTTCGCGCGCTCGCGCTGCCCGAGCCGGAAACGATCGGCAGGCGCTATCCGCACCAGGTGTCGGGCGGCCAGCTGCAGCGGCTGATGGCCGCCATGGCGCTGATCACCGATCCCGATCTCGTGATCCTCGACGAGCCCACCACCGCGCTCGACGTGACCACGCAGATCGACGTGCTGCAGGCGTTCAAGCGCGTGCTCCGGCACGGCGGCACGAGCGCCGTCTATGTCTCGCACGACCTGGCGGTGGTCGCGCAGATGGCCGACCGCATCGTCGTGCTGAGCGACGGCGCGATCCGCGAGGCGGGCGAGACCGGACAGATCCTGCACGCGCCGGCGCATCCGTATACGCAAAGCCTGATCGCGGCGGTCACCCCCAACGATGGGCCGCGCGACGCGAAACCGGCGCCCGCGGCGGCGGCGCCGCTGCTCGACGTGCGCGGCGCGGTCGCCGGCTACGGCAGCCGCGACAGGCACGGGCGGCCCGCGAAGATGATCCTGCACGACGTGGACCTGCGCATCGGCCGCGGGCAGACGGTGGGCGTGATCGGCGAGTCCGGCTCCGGCAAGACGACGCTCGCGAAGGTGATCGCCGGGCTCGTGCCGGGCACGGGCGGCCAGATCCTGCTCGACGGCGAACCGCTCGCGCTCGACATCGGCAAGCGCACGAAGGAGCAGCACCGGCGCGTGCAGATCGTGTTCCAGAACGCCGACACCGCGCTCAATCCGGTGCATACCGTCGAGCGCACGCTGGCGCGGCCGCTCGCGTTCTACCACGGCATCAGGGGCGCGCGCGCGCGGCAGCGCGTGGCGGAGCTGCTGGACCTCGTGCGGCTGCCGCGGGCGGTGGCCGCGCGGCGCACCAGCGAGCTGTCGGGCGGGCAGAAGCAGCGCGTCAACCTCGCGCGCGCGCTGGCCGCCGAGCCCGACCTGATCCTCTGCGACGAGGTCACCTCGGCGCTCGACACGGTGGTCGGCGCGGCGATCATGGACCTGCTGCGCGACCTGCAGGCGAAGCTCGGCGTGTCCTACGTGTTCATCACGCACGACATCGCCAAGGTGCGCGCGATCAGCGACGACATCGTCGTGCTGTACGCGGGACGCCGCGTGGAGACCGGCAGCCGCGACGCGCTGTGCGCGCCGCCCTACCACCCGTATTCGCACCTGCTCGTGTCGTCCGCGCCGGAGCTGCGCGCGGGCTGGCTCGACGCGGCGTCCGAGCGCTGCCATCGGCCGTTGGTGCCGATCGGCGGGCGCGCGGACGATGCCGGGCTGTGTCCGTTCCTGGCGCGCTGCGCGATGCGGGTGGACGGTGTGTGCAACGTCACGGCGCCGGCGCTGCGCACCCTCGGCAACGGCGCGCGGGTGCTCTGCCATCGCAGCGAGGCGGACCTCATGCGCTTCCAGGCGGAGCCGGCGCAAGCCGACGCCGCGCGGGGGCGGCCGGCGAGCCGGTAG
- a CDS encoding NAD(P)/FAD-dependent oxidoreductase has product MKLESYWLDTRPAFRAGSEGPVEGHADVVVIGGGFTGLSAALALAQRGVSVVVLEAAQVAGEASGRNGGQCNTGVAQDFASLAARVGIEPAKRFYLAYESAVKSVETIVAGQAIDCDLRRAGKLKLAAKPQHFAGLARTFEMLRHGIDPDIELIEPSRIRDEVASDGFHGGLLQRNGLQMHMGKFGVGLAHAAARAGARLYEHAAVTKLERLDGERHVLTCTRGTIRADRVLVATGASQQGPLAWFRRRIAPVGSFIVVTEPLAEARLDRLLPQRRAYVTSRQIGNYFRVTPDNRLLFGGRARFAMSSPRSDAKSGDILRAGMVDYFPELADVRLDYCWGGLVDITADRLPRAGMHDGLHYSMGYSGHGVQMSVHMGRVMADVLYGASASNPWRELDWPAMPGHFGHAWFLPFVGAYYRMQDFLH; this is encoded by the coding sequence ATGAAACTGGAATCGTACTGGCTGGATACCCGCCCCGCGTTTCGCGCCGGCAGCGAAGGGCCGGTCGAAGGGCACGCGGACGTGGTCGTGATCGGCGGGGGCTTCACCGGGCTGTCGGCGGCGCTCGCGCTCGCGCAGCGCGGGGTGTCGGTGGTGGTGCTGGAAGCCGCGCAGGTCGCGGGCGAGGCGTCGGGCCGCAACGGCGGCCAGTGCAACACCGGCGTCGCGCAGGATTTCGCGTCGCTCGCCGCGCGCGTCGGCATCGAGCCCGCGAAGCGCTTCTATCTCGCCTACGAAAGCGCCGTGAAGAGCGTCGAGACGATCGTCGCCGGGCAGGCGATCGACTGCGACCTGCGGCGCGCGGGCAAGCTGAAGCTGGCCGCGAAGCCGCAGCATTTCGCGGGGCTCGCGAGGACCTTCGAGATGCTGCGGCACGGCATCGATCCCGACATCGAGCTGATCGAGCCGTCGCGGATTCGCGACGAAGTCGCGTCCGACGGCTTTCACGGCGGGCTGCTGCAGCGAAACGGCCTGCAGATGCACATGGGCAAGTTCGGCGTCGGGCTCGCGCATGCCGCCGCGCGGGCCGGGGCGCGCCTCTACGAGCACGCGGCCGTCACGAAGCTGGAGCGGCTCGACGGCGAGCGCCACGTGCTCACCTGCACGCGCGGCACGATCCGCGCCGATCGCGTGCTGGTCGCCACCGGCGCGTCGCAGCAGGGGCCGCTCGCGTGGTTCCGGCGCCGCATCGCGCCGGTCGGCAGCTTCATCGTGGTCACCGAGCCGCTGGCCGAGGCCCGGCTGGACCGGCTGCTCCCGCAGCGCCGCGCCTACGTGACGTCGCGCCAGATCGGCAACTACTTCCGCGTGACGCCCGACAACCGGCTGCTGTTCGGCGGGCGCGCGCGCTTCGCGATGTCGAGCCCGCGCTCGGACGCGAAGAGCGGCGACATCCTGCGCGCCGGGATGGTCGACTATTTTCCCGAGCTGGCCGATGTGCGACTCGACTACTGCTGGGGCGGGCTGGTCGACATCACCGCCGACCGCCTGCCGCGCGCGGGCATGCACGACGGGCTGCATTACTCGATGGGCTACAGCGGCCACGGCGTGCAGATGTCGGTACACATGGGCCGCGTGATGGCCGACGTGCTGTACGGCGCGAGCGCGTCGAATCCGTGGCGCGAGCTCGACTGGCCGGCCATGCCGGGCCATTTCGGGCATGCGTGGTTCCTGCCGTTCGTCGGCGCGTACTACCGGATGCAGGATTTCCTGCACTGA
- a CDS encoding ABC transporter permease, with product MQPFEPTRRGKALPPSGDRHPPWSGATPPAATSADRPRKRRLVRLGLTAGGRVGLAMVALMLALAAFAPLLAPHDIGTLVTTDVFAPFSAKLPFGSDYLGRDMLSRILYGTRLTVLLALAAVLLAALTGTTLGLLATVSGRAVDETMSRLLDALTSIPSKMFALMFVAAFGSSLPLLILTAAVSYMPGSYRIARALAVNLSTLEFVQVARARGESALYIACVEMLPNMIHPMLADTGLRFTFVVLLLSGLSFLGLGVQPPYADLGSLVRENIASLGDGSAVAIVPAVAIAILTVGVNLLIDGLPHRGRRRGAATENADAR from the coding sequence ATGCAACCGTTCGAACCCACCCGACGCGGCAAGGCGCTGCCGCCGTCCGGCGACCGACACCCACCGTGGAGCGGCGCCACGCCGCCCGCCGCGACTTCCGCCGACCGGCCGCGCAAGCGCCGCCTCGTGCGCCTCGGCCTGACGGCGGGCGGCCGCGTCGGCCTGGCGATGGTCGCCCTGATGCTGGCCCTCGCGGCATTCGCGCCGCTGCTCGCGCCGCACGACATCGGCACGCTCGTCACGACCGACGTGTTCGCGCCGTTCAGCGCGAAGCTGCCGTTCGGCTCCGACTACCTCGGCCGCGACATGCTGAGCCGGATCCTGTACGGCACGCGGCTGACCGTGCTGCTCGCGCTGGCCGCGGTGCTGCTCGCCGCGCTGACCGGCACCACGCTCGGGCTGCTCGCGACCGTGTCGGGCCGCGCGGTCGACGAAACGATGAGCCGGCTGCTCGATGCGCTCACCTCGATTCCGTCGAAGATGTTCGCGCTGATGTTCGTCGCGGCGTTCGGCTCGTCGCTGCCGCTGCTGATCCTGACCGCCGCCGTCAGCTACATGCCCGGCTCGTACCGGATCGCCCGCGCGCTGGCCGTGAACCTCAGCACGCTCGAATTCGTGCAGGTCGCGCGGGCGCGCGGCGAGAGCGCGCTGTACATCGCGTGCGTCGAGATGCTGCCGAACATGATCCACCCGATGCTGGCCGACACGGGGCTGCGCTTCACGTTCGTCGTGCTGTTGCTGAGCGGCCTGAGCTTTCTGGGGCTCGGCGTGCAGCCGCCGTATGCGGACCTCGGCTCGCTCGTGCGCGAGAACATCGCGAGCCTCGGCGACGGCTCGGCCGTCGCGATCGTGCCCGCGGTCGCGATCGCGATCCTGACGGTGGGCGTCAACCTGTTGATCGACGGCCTGCCGCATCGCGGCCGCCGCAGGGGCGCAGCCACGGAGAACGCTGATGCGCGATGA